The following proteins come from a genomic window of Ursus arctos isolate Adak ecotype North America unplaced genomic scaffold, UrsArc2.0 scaffold_12, whole genome shotgun sequence:
- the PODN gene encoding podocan isoform X1, whose product MARSRALLLLLLLPPQLQLGPAGAVRSPGFGRSGTHSLSPDENEFVEEGPVLVLNTEEPGPGPVTINCPRDCACSQEGVVDCGGIDLHEFPGDLPEHTNHLSLQNNQLEKIYPRELSRLHRLETLNLQNNRLTSRGLPEEAFEHLTNLNYLYLANNKLTLAPRFLPNTLISVDFAANYLTKIYGLTFGQKPNLRSVYLHNNKLADAGLPDNMFNGSSNVEILILSSNFLRHVPKHLPPALYKLHLKNNKLEKIPPGAFSELSNLRELYLQNNYLTDEGLDNETFWKLSSLEYLDLSSNNLSRVPAGLPRSLVLLHLEKNAIRSVDADVLTPIRSLEYLLLHSNQLHARGIHPRAFQGLKRLHTVHLYNNALERVPSGLPRRVRTLMILHNQITGIGRDDFATTYFLEELNLSYNRITSPQVHRDAFRKLRLLRSLDLSGNRLHTLPPGLPRNVHVLKVKRNELAALARGALAGMAQLRELYLTGNRLRSRALGPRAWADLAHLQLLDIAGNQLTEIPEGLPESLEYLYLQNNKISAVPANAFDSTPNLKGIFLRFNKLAVGSVVESAFRRLKHLQVLDIEGNFEFGDVSKDRGRLEEEEDEEDEEDDDEEDEERR is encoded by the exons ATGGCCCGGAGCAGGGCGCTGCTGCTCCTCTTGCTGCTGCCGCCGCAGCTGCAGCTGGGGCCGGCGGGCGCCGTGAGGTCTCCTGGGTTCGGCCGAAGTGGCACCCATAGCCTGAGCCCTGACGAGAATGAATTTGTGGAAGAGGGGCCGGTGTTGGTGCTGAACACCGAGGAGCCGGGGCCTGGCCCGGTCACCATCAACTGCCCCCGAGACTGTGCCTGCTCCCAGGAAGGCGTTGTGGACTGCGGTGGCATCGACCTGCACGAGTTCCCGGGGGACCTGCCTGAGCACACCAACCACCTGTCCCTGCAG AACAACCAGCTGGAGAAGATCTACCCCCGGGAGCTCTCCAGGTTGCATCGGCTGGAAACTCTGAACCTCCAGAACAACCGCCTGACTTCCCGAG GGCTCCCGGAGGAGGCATTTGAGCATCTGACCAACCTCAATTACCTGTACTTGGCCAATAACAAG CTGACCTTGGCACCCCGATTTCTGCCAAACACCCTGATCAGTGTGGACTTCGCTGCCAATTATCTCACCAAGATCTACGGGCTCACCTTCGGCCAGAAGCCAAACTTGAG GTCGGTGTACCTGCACAACAACAAGCTGGCGGATGCCGGGCTGCCGGACAACATGTTCAATGGCTCCAGCAACGTCGAGATCCTCATTCTGTCCAGCAACTTCCTGCGCCATGTACCCAAGCACCTGCCGCCTGCCCTCTATAAGCTGCACCTCAAG AACAACAAGCTGGAGAAGATCCCACCAGGTGCCTTCAGTGAGCTGAGCAACCTGCGTGAGCTTTACCTGCAGAACAACTACCTGACTGATGAGGGCCTGGACAACGAAACCTTCTG GAAGCTCTCCAGCCTGGAGTACCTGGATCTGTCCAGCAACAACCTGTCGCGGGTCCCGGCGGGGCTGCCGCGCAGCCTGGTGCTGCTGCACCTGGAGAAGAACGCCATCCGGAGCGTGGACGCCGACGTGCTCACGCCCATCCGCAGCCTCGAGTACCTGCTGCTGCACAGCAACCAGCTGCACGCACGTGGCATCCACCCTCGGGCCTTCCAGGGCCTGAAGCGGCTGCACACGGTGCACCTGTACAACAACGCGCTGGAGCGCGTGCCCAGCGGCCTGCCCCGCCGCGTGCGCACGCTCATGATCCTGCACAACCAGATCACCGGCATCGGCCGCGACGACTTCGCCACCACCTACTTCCTGGAGGAGCTCAACCTCAGCTACAACCGCATCACCAGCCCGCAGGTGCACCGCGATGCCTTCCGCAAGCTGCGCCTGCTGCGCTCGCTGGACCTGTCCGGGAACCGGCTGCACACCTTGCCCCCCGGGCTGCCGCGCAACGTGCATGTGCTGAAGGTCAAGCGCAACGAGCTGGCCGCCCTGGCGCGCGGGGCGCTGGCCGGCATGGCCCAGCTGCGTGAGCTCTACCTCACTGGGAACCGGCTGCGCAGCCGGGCCCTGGGCCCCCGGGCCTGGGCCGACCTTGCCCATCTGCAG CTGCTGGACATCGCTGGGAACCAGCTCACAGAGATCCCTGAGGGGCTCCCCGAGTCACTCGAGTACCTGTACCTCCAGAACAACAAGATTAGCGCCGTGCCCGCCAACGCTTTTGACTCCACGCCCAACCTCAAAGGGATCTTCCTCAG GTTTAACAAGCTGGCTGTGGGCTCCGTGGTGGAAAGTGCCTTCCGGAGGCTGAAGCACCTACAGGTCTTGGACATAGAAGGCAACTTTGAGTTTGGTGACGTTTCCAAGGACCGGGGCCggttggaggaggaagaggatgaggaagatgaggaggacgACGATGAAGAGGATGAGGAAAGGCGATAG
- the PODN gene encoding podocan isoform X4 yields the protein MARSRALLLLLLLPPQLQLGPAGAVRSPGFGRSGTHSLSPDENEFVEEGPVLVLNTEEPGPGPVTINCPRDCACSQEGVVDCGGIDLHEFPGDLPEHTNHLSLQNNQLEKIYPRELSRLHRLETLNLQNNRLTSRADLGTPISAKHPDQCGLRCQLSHQDLRAHLRPEAKLENNKLEKIPPGAFSELSNLRELYLQNNYLTDEGLDNETFWKLSSLEYLDLSSNNLSRVPAGLPRSLVLLHLEKNAIRSVDADVLTPIRSLEYLLLHSNQLHARGIHPRAFQGLKRLHTVHLYNNALERVPSGLPRRVRTLMILHNQITGIGRDDFATTYFLEELNLSYNRITSPQVHRDAFRKLRLLRSLDLSGNRLHTLPPGLPRNVHVLKVKRNELAALARGALAGMAQLRELYLTGNRLRSRALGPRAWADLAHLQLLDIAGNQLTEIPEGLPESLEYLYLQNNKISAVPANAFDSTPNLKGIFLRTGAGWRRKRMRKMRRTTMKRMRKGDSDWVNRM from the exons ATGGCCCGGAGCAGGGCGCTGCTGCTCCTCTTGCTGCTGCCGCCGCAGCTGCAGCTGGGGCCGGCGGGCGCCGTGAGGTCTCCTGGGTTCGGCCGAAGTGGCACCCATAGCCTGAGCCCTGACGAGAATGAATTTGTGGAAGAGGGGCCGGTGTTGGTGCTGAACACCGAGGAGCCGGGGCCTGGCCCGGTCACCATCAACTGCCCCCGAGACTGTGCCTGCTCCCAGGAAGGCGTTGTGGACTGCGGTGGCATCGACCTGCACGAGTTCCCGGGGGACCTGCCTGAGCACACCAACCACCTGTCCCTGCAG AACAACCAGCTGGAGAAGATCTACCCCCGGGAGCTCTCCAGGTTGCATCGGCTGGAAACTCTGAACCTCCAGAACAACCGCCTGACTTCCCGAG CTGACCTTGGCACCCCGATTTCTGCCAAACACCCTGATCAGTGTGGACTTCGCTGCCAATTATCTCACCAAGATCTACGGGCTCACCTTCGGCCAGAAGCCAAACTTGAG AACAACAAGCTGGAGAAGATCCCACCAGGTGCCTTCAGTGAGCTGAGCAACCTGCGTGAGCTTTACCTGCAGAACAACTACCTGACTGATGAGGGCCTGGACAACGAAACCTTCTG GAAGCTCTCCAGCCTGGAGTACCTGGATCTGTCCAGCAACAACCTGTCGCGGGTCCCGGCGGGGCTGCCGCGCAGCCTGGTGCTGCTGCACCTGGAGAAGAACGCCATCCGGAGCGTGGACGCCGACGTGCTCACGCCCATCCGCAGCCTCGAGTACCTGCTGCTGCACAGCAACCAGCTGCACGCACGTGGCATCCACCCTCGGGCCTTCCAGGGCCTGAAGCGGCTGCACACGGTGCACCTGTACAACAACGCGCTGGAGCGCGTGCCCAGCGGCCTGCCCCGCCGCGTGCGCACGCTCATGATCCTGCACAACCAGATCACCGGCATCGGCCGCGACGACTTCGCCACCACCTACTTCCTGGAGGAGCTCAACCTCAGCTACAACCGCATCACCAGCCCGCAGGTGCACCGCGATGCCTTCCGCAAGCTGCGCCTGCTGCGCTCGCTGGACCTGTCCGGGAACCGGCTGCACACCTTGCCCCCCGGGCTGCCGCGCAACGTGCATGTGCTGAAGGTCAAGCGCAACGAGCTGGCCGCCCTGGCGCGCGGGGCGCTGGCCGGCATGGCCCAGCTGCGTGAGCTCTACCTCACTGGGAACCGGCTGCGCAGCCGGGCCCTGGGCCCCCGGGCCTGGGCCGACCTTGCCCATCTGCAG CTGCTGGACATCGCTGGGAACCAGCTCACAGAGATCCCTGAGGGGCTCCCCGAGTCACTCGAGTACCTGTACCTCCAGAACAACAAGATTAGCGCCGTGCCCGCCAACGCTTTTGACTCCACGCCCAACCTCAAAGGGATCTTCCTCAG GACCGGGGCCggttggaggaggaagaggatgaggaagatgaggaggacgACGATGAAGAGGATGAGGAAAGGCGATAGTGACTGGGTGAACCGGATGTGA
- the PODN gene encoding podocan isoform X3: MARSRALLLLLLLPPQLQLGPAGAVRSPGFGRSGTHSLSPDENEFVEEGPVLVLNTEEPGPGPVTINCPRDCACSQEGVVDCGGIDLHEFPGDLPEHTNHLSLQNNQLEKIYPRELSRLHRLETLNLQNNRLTSRADLGTPISAKHPDQCGLRCQLSHQDLRAHLRPEAKLENNKLEKIPPGAFSELSNLRELYLQNNYLTDEGLDNETFWKLSSLEYLDLSSNNLSRVPAGLPRSLVLLHLEKNAIRSVDADVLTPIRSLEYLLLHSNQLHARGIHPRAFQGLKRLHTVHLYNNALERVPSGLPRRVRTLMILHNQITGIGRDDFATTYFLEELNLSYNRITSPQVHRDAFRKLRLLRSLDLSGNRLHTLPPGLPRNVHVLKVKRNELAALARGALAGMAQLRELYLTGNRLRSRALGPRAWADLAHLQLLDIAGNQLTEIPEGLPESLEYLYLQNNKISAVPANAFDSTPNLKGIFLRFNKLAVGSVVESAFRRLKHLQVLDIEGNFEFGDVSKDRGRLEEEEDEEDEEDDDEEDEERR, encoded by the exons ATGGCCCGGAGCAGGGCGCTGCTGCTCCTCTTGCTGCTGCCGCCGCAGCTGCAGCTGGGGCCGGCGGGCGCCGTGAGGTCTCCTGGGTTCGGCCGAAGTGGCACCCATAGCCTGAGCCCTGACGAGAATGAATTTGTGGAAGAGGGGCCGGTGTTGGTGCTGAACACCGAGGAGCCGGGGCCTGGCCCGGTCACCATCAACTGCCCCCGAGACTGTGCCTGCTCCCAGGAAGGCGTTGTGGACTGCGGTGGCATCGACCTGCACGAGTTCCCGGGGGACCTGCCTGAGCACACCAACCACCTGTCCCTGCAG AACAACCAGCTGGAGAAGATCTACCCCCGGGAGCTCTCCAGGTTGCATCGGCTGGAAACTCTGAACCTCCAGAACAACCGCCTGACTTCCCGAG CTGACCTTGGCACCCCGATTTCTGCCAAACACCCTGATCAGTGTGGACTTCGCTGCCAATTATCTCACCAAGATCTACGGGCTCACCTTCGGCCAGAAGCCAAACTTGAG AACAACAAGCTGGAGAAGATCCCACCAGGTGCCTTCAGTGAGCTGAGCAACCTGCGTGAGCTTTACCTGCAGAACAACTACCTGACTGATGAGGGCCTGGACAACGAAACCTTCTG GAAGCTCTCCAGCCTGGAGTACCTGGATCTGTCCAGCAACAACCTGTCGCGGGTCCCGGCGGGGCTGCCGCGCAGCCTGGTGCTGCTGCACCTGGAGAAGAACGCCATCCGGAGCGTGGACGCCGACGTGCTCACGCCCATCCGCAGCCTCGAGTACCTGCTGCTGCACAGCAACCAGCTGCACGCACGTGGCATCCACCCTCGGGCCTTCCAGGGCCTGAAGCGGCTGCACACGGTGCACCTGTACAACAACGCGCTGGAGCGCGTGCCCAGCGGCCTGCCCCGCCGCGTGCGCACGCTCATGATCCTGCACAACCAGATCACCGGCATCGGCCGCGACGACTTCGCCACCACCTACTTCCTGGAGGAGCTCAACCTCAGCTACAACCGCATCACCAGCCCGCAGGTGCACCGCGATGCCTTCCGCAAGCTGCGCCTGCTGCGCTCGCTGGACCTGTCCGGGAACCGGCTGCACACCTTGCCCCCCGGGCTGCCGCGCAACGTGCATGTGCTGAAGGTCAAGCGCAACGAGCTGGCCGCCCTGGCGCGCGGGGCGCTGGCCGGCATGGCCCAGCTGCGTGAGCTCTACCTCACTGGGAACCGGCTGCGCAGCCGGGCCCTGGGCCCCCGGGCCTGGGCCGACCTTGCCCATCTGCAG CTGCTGGACATCGCTGGGAACCAGCTCACAGAGATCCCTGAGGGGCTCCCCGAGTCACTCGAGTACCTGTACCTCCAGAACAACAAGATTAGCGCCGTGCCCGCCAACGCTTTTGACTCCACGCCCAACCTCAAAGGGATCTTCCTCAG GTTTAACAAGCTGGCTGTGGGCTCCGTGGTGGAAAGTGCCTTCCGGAGGCTGAAGCACCTACAGGTCTTGGACATAGAAGGCAACTTTGAGTTTGGTGACGTTTCCAAGGACCGGGGCCggttggaggaggaagaggatgaggaagatgaggaggacgACGATGAAGAGGATGAGGAAAGGCGATAG
- the PODN gene encoding podocan isoform X2, translating into MARSRALLLLLLLPPQLQLGPAGAVRSPGFGRSGTHSLSPDENEFVEEGPVLVLNTEEPGPGPVTINCPRDCACSQEGVVDCGGIDLHEFPGDLPEHTNHLSLQNNQLEKIYPRELSRLHRLETLNLQNNRLTSRGLPEEAFEHLTNLNYLYLANNKLTLAPRFLPNTLISVDFAANYLTKIYGLTFGQKPNLRSVYLHNNKLADAGLPDNMFNGSSNVEILILSSNFLRHVPKHLPPALYKLHLKNNKLEKIPPGAFSELSNLRELYLQNNYLTDEGLDNETFWKLSSLEYLDLSSNNLSRVPAGLPRSLVLLHLEKNAIRSVDADVLTPIRSLEYLLLHSNQLHARGIHPRAFQGLKRLHTVHLYNNALERVPSGLPRRVRTLMILHNQITGIGRDDFATTYFLEELNLSYNRITSPQVHRDAFRKLRLLRSLDLSGNRLHTLPPGLPRNVHVLKVKRNELAALARGALAGMAQLRELYLTGNRLRSRALGPRAWADLAHLQLLDIAGNQLTEIPEGLPESLEYLYLQNNKISAVPANAFDSTPNLKGIFLRTGAGWRRKRMRKMRRTTMKRMRKGDSDWVNRM; encoded by the exons ATGGCCCGGAGCAGGGCGCTGCTGCTCCTCTTGCTGCTGCCGCCGCAGCTGCAGCTGGGGCCGGCGGGCGCCGTGAGGTCTCCTGGGTTCGGCCGAAGTGGCACCCATAGCCTGAGCCCTGACGAGAATGAATTTGTGGAAGAGGGGCCGGTGTTGGTGCTGAACACCGAGGAGCCGGGGCCTGGCCCGGTCACCATCAACTGCCCCCGAGACTGTGCCTGCTCCCAGGAAGGCGTTGTGGACTGCGGTGGCATCGACCTGCACGAGTTCCCGGGGGACCTGCCTGAGCACACCAACCACCTGTCCCTGCAG AACAACCAGCTGGAGAAGATCTACCCCCGGGAGCTCTCCAGGTTGCATCGGCTGGAAACTCTGAACCTCCAGAACAACCGCCTGACTTCCCGAG GGCTCCCGGAGGAGGCATTTGAGCATCTGACCAACCTCAATTACCTGTACTTGGCCAATAACAAG CTGACCTTGGCACCCCGATTTCTGCCAAACACCCTGATCAGTGTGGACTTCGCTGCCAATTATCTCACCAAGATCTACGGGCTCACCTTCGGCCAGAAGCCAAACTTGAG GTCGGTGTACCTGCACAACAACAAGCTGGCGGATGCCGGGCTGCCGGACAACATGTTCAATGGCTCCAGCAACGTCGAGATCCTCATTCTGTCCAGCAACTTCCTGCGCCATGTACCCAAGCACCTGCCGCCTGCCCTCTATAAGCTGCACCTCAAG AACAACAAGCTGGAGAAGATCCCACCAGGTGCCTTCAGTGAGCTGAGCAACCTGCGTGAGCTTTACCTGCAGAACAACTACCTGACTGATGAGGGCCTGGACAACGAAACCTTCTG GAAGCTCTCCAGCCTGGAGTACCTGGATCTGTCCAGCAACAACCTGTCGCGGGTCCCGGCGGGGCTGCCGCGCAGCCTGGTGCTGCTGCACCTGGAGAAGAACGCCATCCGGAGCGTGGACGCCGACGTGCTCACGCCCATCCGCAGCCTCGAGTACCTGCTGCTGCACAGCAACCAGCTGCACGCACGTGGCATCCACCCTCGGGCCTTCCAGGGCCTGAAGCGGCTGCACACGGTGCACCTGTACAACAACGCGCTGGAGCGCGTGCCCAGCGGCCTGCCCCGCCGCGTGCGCACGCTCATGATCCTGCACAACCAGATCACCGGCATCGGCCGCGACGACTTCGCCACCACCTACTTCCTGGAGGAGCTCAACCTCAGCTACAACCGCATCACCAGCCCGCAGGTGCACCGCGATGCCTTCCGCAAGCTGCGCCTGCTGCGCTCGCTGGACCTGTCCGGGAACCGGCTGCACACCTTGCCCCCCGGGCTGCCGCGCAACGTGCATGTGCTGAAGGTCAAGCGCAACGAGCTGGCCGCCCTGGCGCGCGGGGCGCTGGCCGGCATGGCCCAGCTGCGTGAGCTCTACCTCACTGGGAACCGGCTGCGCAGCCGGGCCCTGGGCCCCCGGGCCTGGGCCGACCTTGCCCATCTGCAG CTGCTGGACATCGCTGGGAACCAGCTCACAGAGATCCCTGAGGGGCTCCCCGAGTCACTCGAGTACCTGTACCTCCAGAACAACAAGATTAGCGCCGTGCCCGCCAACGCTTTTGACTCCACGCCCAACCTCAAAGGGATCTTCCTCAG GACCGGGGCCggttggaggaggaagaggatgaggaagatgaggaggacgACGATGAAGAGGATGAGGAAAGGCGATAGTGACTGGGTGAACCGGATGTGA